A genomic window from Aquitalea aquatilis includes:
- a CDS encoding YkgJ family cysteine cluster protein, whose protein sequence is MPSSEQNICQRCGACCAAFRVSFHHSELDSEPGGRVPARLADEETRSTVRMRGTDYARPRCIALIGKVGESVSCGIYSERPSPCREFGARASIGVYEEACNRARAQHGLPPLQLD, encoded by the coding sequence ATGCCTTCATCCGAGCAAAACATATGTCAACGCTGCGGGGCCTGTTGCGCTGCATTCCGTGTCAGCTTTCATCATTCCGAACTGGATAGTGAACCGGGTGGTCGGGTGCCTGCGCGGCTGGCCGATGAGGAAACCCGCAGCACGGTACGCATGCGTGGCACCGATTATGCCCGCCCGCGCTGCATTGCCCTGATCGGCAAGGTGGGTGAGTCGGTTAGCTGTGGCATTTACAGTGAGCGACCATCCCCCTGCCGTGAATTCGGTGCGCGTGCCAGCATCGGCGTATATGAAGAAGCGTGTAATCGGGCGCGTGCCCAGCATGGCTTGCCGCCACTGCAACTGGACTGA
- a CDS encoding alkaline phosphatase family protein, translating into MPSLLSNLCPGSHWPDYHGGSLLNLTASLSSELGGPQTGVPALCQPWLAGIGRHRHVVLILIDGLGTRQLAGLGPRSQLYHHQLATLTSVFPATTAAAITSLMTGQSPASHGLVGWHLYSDGGGNTPAEIVAPLPLTVRHPANSRSTPQELASRLLVCPPLLPQLGRWVQILQPHYIADSLYSLHHAGSAQRRSYRSLDEAFTLLAACLKTETAPYFHYLYLPQLDSLMHRHGTHSSAVGELFAQIDQGFASLAAIADQADCVLLATADHGFIDTPRQRQISLDEEFPALYAMLAQPLSGERRAVFCHLQPGLQQRFISLAQQQIGHACWVIESEQLLAGGAFGPGPEHPQLAQRMGEVTLLAKEDWSIRDTLPQEKPLYLPGQHGGVTAAEMTVPLILRLPRKD; encoded by the coding sequence ATGCCCTCCTTGCTTTCTAACCTCTGCCCCGGCAGCCACTGGCCCGATTACCACGGCGGCAGCCTGCTCAACCTGACCGCCAGCCTGTCCAGCGAACTGGGCGGCCCACAAACCGGCGTCCCGGCACTCTGCCAGCCATGGCTGGCGGGCATTGGCCGGCACCGCCATGTGGTATTGATCCTGATCGACGGGCTGGGCACACGGCAGCTGGCCGGTCTGGGGCCGCGCAGCCAGCTGTACCACCATCAGCTTGCCACGCTGACCTCAGTCTTTCCGGCCACCACCGCAGCAGCCATTACCAGCCTGATGACCGGCCAGTCCCCTGCCAGCCATGGCCTGGTGGGTTGGCACCTGTACAGCGATGGCGGCGGCAATACGCCAGCGGAAATTGTCGCGCCACTGCCACTCACCGTGCGCCACCCGGCCAATAGCAGGTCTACGCCACAGGAACTGGCCAGTCGCCTGCTGGTTTGCCCGCCCTTGCTGCCACAACTCGGCCGGTGGGTGCAGATACTACAGCCGCACTACATTGCCGACTCCCTCTACAGCCTGCACCATGCCGGTTCGGCCCAGCGCCGCAGCTATCGCAGCCTGGACGAGGCTTTCACACTGCTGGCTGCCTGCCTGAAAACAGAAACAGCACCCTATTTTCATTATCTGTATCTGCCGCAACTGGACAGCCTGATGCACCGTCACGGCACGCACAGCAGCGCGGTGGGCGAGCTGTTCGCGCAGATTGACCAGGGATTTGCCAGCCTGGCCGCCATTGCCGACCAGGCTGATTGCGTCTTGCTGGCCACGGCCGATCATGGCTTTATCGACACGCCACGTCAGCGGCAGATCAGCCTGGACGAAGAATTTCCCGCGCTGTACGCCATGCTGGCCCAACCCTTGTCTGGCGAACGGCGCGCGGTGTTTTGCCATCTCCAGCCCGGTTTGCAGCAGCGCTTCATCAGCCTGGCACAACAGCAAATAGGCCACGCCTGCTGGGTGATCGAGAGTGAACAGCTGCTGGCTGGCGGCGCGTTCGGCCCAGGCCCTGAGCATCCGCAACTGGCGCAACGCATGGGTGAGGTCACCCTGCTGGCCAAGGAGGACTGGAGTATTCGCGATACGCTGCCACAGGAAAAACCGCTCTATCTACCCGGCCAGCACGGTGGGGTAACCGCGGCGGAAATGACCGTGCCGCTCATCCTGCGCCTACCCCGGAAGGATTAG
- a CDS encoding acetyl-CoA C-acetyltransferase: MQDVVIVAALRTAVGSFGGALAKVPAPELGATVIKGLLAQTGVKPEDVSEVILGQVLTAGAGQNPARQALIKAGLPISTPASTLNVVCGSGLRAVHLAAQAIANGDAEIVIAGGQESMSLSPHILPGSRDGFRMGNAQLVDTMVADGLTDAYNQYHMGITAENVAEKYGISREEQDALALASQNRAEAAQKAGKFKDEIVPVLVPQRKGDPVAVDADEYIKVGTTAETLAKLRPAFKKDGTVTAGNASGINDGAAAVMLMTAAKADQLGLKPLAVIRGYALTGCAPEIMGIGPVAATRKAVEKAGWTVEQLDLVEANEAFAAQALGVARELGWSADKVNVNGGAIALGHPIGASGCRVLVTLLHEMQRRDAKKGLATLCIGGGMGVALAVERP; this comes from the coding sequence ATGCAAGATGTCGTAATTGTTGCAGCCCTGCGTACTGCCGTAGGCAGCTTTGGTGGTGCACTGGCCAAGGTTCCGGCTCCGGAACTGGGCGCGACCGTCATCAAGGGCCTGCTGGCCCAGACCGGCGTCAAGCCGGAAGACGTCAGCGAAGTGATTCTGGGTCAGGTACTCACCGCCGGTGCCGGCCAGAACCCGGCCCGCCAGGCCCTGATCAAGGCTGGCCTGCCCATCTCCACTCCGGCGTCCACCCTCAATGTGGTATGTGGCTCCGGCCTGCGCGCCGTGCATCTGGCAGCCCAGGCCATTGCCAATGGCGATGCCGAAATCGTGATTGCCGGTGGCCAGGAAAGCATGTCGCTGTCGCCGCACATCCTGCCGGGCTCGCGTGACGGCTTCCGCATGGGCAATGCCCAATTGGTGGACACCATGGTGGCTGACGGCCTGACCGATGCCTACAACCAGTACCACATGGGCATCACCGCCGAAAACGTGGCCGAAAAATACGGTATCAGCCGCGAAGAACAGGATGCACTGGCACTGGCCTCGCAAAACCGCGCTGAAGCTGCTCAGAAAGCCGGCAAGTTCAAGGATGAAATCGTTCCGGTCCTGGTGCCGCAGCGCAAGGGCGATCCGGTAGCAGTCGATGCCGACGAATACATCAAGGTCGGCACCACGGCCGAAACGCTGGCCAAGCTGCGCCCGGCCTTCAAGAAAGATGGCACCGTGACCGCCGGCAACGCCTCCGGCATCAATGATGGCGCGGCCGCCGTCATGCTGATGACTGCAGCCAAGGCCGACCAACTGGGCCTGAAGCCGCTGGCCGTGATTCGTGGCTACGCCCTCACCGGCTGCGCCCCGGAAATCATGGGTATCGGCCCGGTTGCCGCCACCCGCAAGGCTGTGGAAAAAGCCGGCTGGACGGTAGAGCAGCTGGATCTGGTAGAAGCCAACGAAGCCTTTGCCGCACAGGCACTGGGCGTCGCCCGTGAACTGGGCTGGTCTGCCGACAAGGTCAACGTCAATGGCGGCGCCATTGCACTGGGCCACCCGATTGGTGCCTCCGGCTGCCGCGTACTGGTGACCTTGCTGCACGAAATGCAGCGTCGCGATGCCAAGAAAGGCCTGGCTACCCTGTGTATCGGCGGCGGCATGGGTGTTGCACTGGCGGTAGAACGTCCGTAA